From a region of the Acidicapsa acidisoli genome:
- the rpsG gene encoding 30S ribosomal protein S7 encodes MPRKGHIAKREVAPDPVYGSTLVTKFVNSLMWGGKKSTAQGIFYTSMTNLEQRGGDEALKLFKRAVENCKPLLEVKSRRVGGANYQVPIEVNPERRTSLAIRWLITYGRARGEKGMIDKLTNELLDAANGRGAAMKKKEDVHRMAEANKAFAHYRW; translated from the coding sequence ATGCCGAGAAAAGGTCACATTGCGAAGCGGGAAGTAGCTCCCGATCCGGTTTACGGTTCGACGCTGGTCACCAAGTTTGTGAACTCATTAATGTGGGGCGGAAAGAAGTCGACTGCTCAGGGTATTTTCTACACGTCGATGACGAACCTGGAGCAGCGAGGCGGCGACGAAGCCCTCAAGCTCTTCAAGCGCGCGGTCGAGAACTGCAAGCCGCTCCTTGAGGTGAAGTCTCGTCGTGTCGGCGGCGCAAACTATCAGGTTCCGATCGAAGTGAACCCGGAGCGCCGAACGTCTCTGGCGATTCGCTGGCTCATTACCTATGGGCGCGCCCGTGGCGAAAAGGGAATGATTGACAAGCTGACCAATGAGCTGCTTGACGCGGCGAATGGTCGCGGCGCGGCAATGAAGAAGAAGGAAGATGTGCACCGCATGGCGGAAGCCAATAAGGCTTTTGCGCACTATCGCTGGTAA